In the Vespa crabro chromosome 10, iyVesCrab1.2, whole genome shotgun sequence genome, one interval contains:
- the LOC124427715 gene encoding EH domain-binding protein 1 isoform X1, producing the protein MSSVWKRLQRVNKRAAKFQFTVSYHEVTLETTTKWKPNKLSVVWTRRSRRVSTEPLDWEPNLSDPLKGVISWPVPDNHTVSVTLFKDPRTHELEDKDWSFVIEDVSSTGKRRHVAAANINMKKYATLESSQQQLKLDLKPTSKKIVSATLECTLSCVFLREGKATDEDMQSMASLMSVNNNSDIAPLDDFDNEDIPEDVEEVIVKNMDEILDISAQLDLMTSSLTESELPSTPISVASLSKDDTTPVNDDDHFIREISLTGIGDALKDKSPLKDNVAVENDKNIEHSSLRLPLQPLDFKKNEMNMPKLKEVTPGQDLLEWCKEVTKDYPGVKVTNLTTSWRNGMAFCAIIHHFRPDLIDIESLLSHDVKGNCKKAFDAGEALGIPRVIEPADMDILTVPDKLAVMTYLYQLRAHFTGHELEVHQIGKTTDESSYMIGRFNTDNNTDVSVQLFGQEIINLRKKEQMEQRNNKTDSNRRSNPFDNNQYKKDDISIDTIKNKLHLSLNADNQDDQFNKDKSPSSVKDVKDIILASSKSILGKVLSPTKEKYASREKSKSPPRIPQAQQRPILMTRRQLTDPFGSDDEEENIQIIDDKWSQSISITKSQSPVRDDSINTVDKGSRGNSECQSASPPHGEQRAQHPLVSRHDELRERARQLLEQARNQSKPAGIVSVATSPVETQSDDERQQQLRERARRLIAEVKMGVNVNPSQNNDDNNSDRRSMDDQNNSPRRSVTPSTPGDRLSLKSEYNGNILGNTSEMEKKTGSPLYSFTKIIERISPDKTSPDRTAYTLRGLGKDMTSYIQNELEALEREQTQIDIQAGKLEKQLRAAMESDNEDETERLMSLWFTLVNKKNALLRRQMQLNILEKEDDLERRFELLNRELRSILAVEDWRKTTEQKMRENLLLEELVSIVNKRDELVHHLDTQERAIEDDDEIERDLSRAGLAQRNKNCVVQ; encoded by the exons atgagtTCGGTTTGGAAACGACTTCAACGAGTAAACAAAAGAGCGGCGAAATTCCAATTCACCGTTTCGTATCACGAAGTCACTCTCGAGACAACAACGAAATG GAAACCAAACAAATTAAGCGTCGTATGGACAAGACGTAGTAGAAGAGTTAGTACAGAACCATTGGATTGGGAACCAAATTTAAGCGATCCATTGAAAGGTGTTATTAGTTGGCCAGTTCCAGACAATCATACAGTTTCTGTAACGTTGTTTAAAGATCCTCGGACTCATGAATTAGAAGACAAGGATTGGTCTTTTGTTATTGAAGAT GTTTCTTCTACGGGTAAAAGGCGACATGTAGCTGctgcaaatataaatatgaaaaagtatGCTACACTTGAATCTAGTCAGCAACAACTTAAATTAGATTTGAAACCGACTTCCAAAAAAATTGTTAGTGCTACATTAGAATGTACATTATCATGTGTATTTTTGAGAGAAGGCAAAGCAAC ggATGAAGATATGCAGAGTATGGCTAGTTTGATGTcagttaataataacagtgatATTGCTCCATTAGATGATTTTGATAATGAGGATATACCCGAAGATGTAGAAGAAGTTATAGTTAAAAATATGGATGAGATTTTGGATATTTCTGCTCAACTTGATTTAATGACAAGTAGTCTTACTGAAAGTGAATTACCTAGCACTCCAATTAGTG TGGCAAGTTTATCTAAAGATGATACAACTCCTGtaaatgatgatgatcattTCATACGTGAAATAAGTTTAACAGGGATCGGAGATGCTTTGAAAGACAAGTCACCTTTAAAGGATAATGTTGCGGTTGAAAATGA CAAAAATATCGAACATAGTTCATTGAGATTGCCGCTGCAGCCATTAGActttaaaaagaatgaaatgaatatGCCTAAATTAAAGGAAGTTACACCTGGTCAAGATTTGTTGGAATGGTGTAAAGAAGTAACAAAAGATTATCCGGGTGTTAAAGTTACTAACTTGACAACATCTTGGAGAAATGGAATGGCATTTTGTGCTATTATTCATCATTTCAGACCTGATCTTAT TGATAtagaatctttattatcacatGATGTAAAAGGTAATTGTAAAAAAGCATTTGATGCTGGAGAAGCTCTAGGAATTCCTAGAGTGATAGAGCCTGCTGATATGGATATCTTAACTGTACCTGATAAATTAGCTGTGATgacatatttatatcaattgaGAGCACATTTCACAGGACATGAATTGGag GTACATCAAATAGGTAAAACAACTGATGAATCTTCTTATATGATTGGTAGAtttaatacggataataatacAGATGTAAGCGTACAATTATTTGgtcaagaaataattaatttacgtaAAAAGGAGCAAATGgaacaaagaaataacaaaactgACAGTAATAGACG GTCAAATCCATTTGATAacaatcaatataaaaaggatGACATCAGTATCgacacaataaaaaataaattacatttgaGTTTAAATGCAGATAATCAAGATGATCAATTTAATAAAGACAAATCACCTTCCAGCGTAAAAGATGTTAAAGATATTATACTTGCTAGTTCAAAAAGCATTTTGGGAAAAGTTTTATCtccgacaaaagaaaaatatgcatCTAGAGAAaag AGCAAGTCTCCACCCAGAATACCTCAAGCGCAGCAACGTCCTATACTTATGACACGCCGGCAATTAACAGACCCATTCGGGTCTGACGACGAGGaggaaaatattcaaattatcgATGACAAATGGtctcaatcaatttctatTACGAAATCGCAATCGCCAGTTCGTGAT gactCAATTAATACTGTCGATAAAGGAAGTCGAGGTAATTCAGAATGTCAAAGTGCTTCACCTCCGCATGGAGAACAACGTGCACAACAT ccaTTAGTTAGTCGGCATGATGAATTGAGGGAACGTGCAAGACAGTTGTTAGAACAGGCCAGAAATCAATCAAAGCCTGCTGGCATTGTTTCCGTTGCTACTAGTCCAGTTGag ACTCAAAGTGACGATGAaagacaacaacaattacgagaAAGAGCAAGACGTTTGATAGCAGAAGTAAAAATGGGTGTTAATGTTAATCCAAGtcaaaataatgatgataataatagtgatagacGATCAATGGATGATCAAAATAATAGTCCAAGAAGAAGTGTTACACCATCTACACCTGGTGATAGATTAAGCTTAAAG tCTGAATACAATGGAAATATATTAGGTAATACAAGtgagatggaaaagaaaactgGTTCACCTTTATATTCGTTCACtaaaattatagaaagaaTTTCTCCCGATAAAACTAGTCCCGATAGAACTGCATATACTCTCAGAGGC ttGGGTAAAGATATGACATCATATATTCAAAACGAGCTTGAAGCTTTGGAAAGAGAACAAACTCAGATAGATATACAAGCTGGTAAACTTGAGAAACAACTTAGAGCTGCCATGGAAAgtgataatgaagatgaaacTGAAAGACTGATGTCTCTGTGGTTTACACttgttaataagaaaaatgctCTATTGAGAAGGCAAatgcaattaaatatatt agagaaagaagatgattTAGAACGTCGTTTCGAACTTTTAAATCGCGAATTAAGAAGCATTCTTGCTGTGGAAGATTGGAGAAAGACAACTGAACAAAAAATGCgtgaaaatttattgttggAAGAATTAGTTTCAATTGTTAACAAAAGAGATGAGTTAGTGCATCATCTTGATACTCAAGAAAGAGC TATTGAGGATGACGATGAAATAGAACGCGATTTATCAAGAGCAGGTTTAGCTCagcgaaataaaaattgtgtcGTGCAATGA
- the LOC124427715 gene encoding EH domain-binding protein 1 isoform X2 codes for MSSVWKRLQRVNKRAAKFQFTVSYHEVTLETTTKWKPNKLSVVWTRRSRRVSTEPLDWEPNLSDPLKGVISWPVPDNHTVSVTLFKDPRTHELEDKDWSFVIEDVSSTGKRRHVAAANINMKKYATLESSQQQLKLDLKPTSKKIVSATLECTLSCVFLREGKATDEDMQSMASLMSVNNNSDIAPLDDFDNEDIPEDVEEVIVKNMDEILDISAQLDLMTSSLTESELPSTPISVASLSKDDTTPVNDDDHFIREISLTGIGDALKDKSPLKDNVAVENDKNIEHSSLRLPLQPLDFKKNEMNMPKLKEVTPGQDLLEWCKEVTKDYPGVKVTNLTTSWRNGMAFCAIIHHFRPDLIDIESLLSHDVKGNCKKAFDAGEALGIPRVIEPADMDILTVPDKLAVMTYLYQLRAHFTGHELEVHQIGKTTDESSYMIGRFNTDNNTDVSVQLFGQEIINLRKKEQMEQRNNKTDSNRRSNPFDNNQYKKDDISIDTIKNKLHLSLNADNQDDQFNKDKSPSSVKDVKDIILASSKSILGKVLSPTKEKYASREKDSINTVDKGSRGNSECQSASPPHGEQRAQHPLVSRHDELRERARQLLEQARNQSKPAGIVSVATSPVETQSDDERQQQLRERARRLIAEVKMGVNVNPSQNNDDNNSDRRSMDDQNNSPRRSVTPSTPGDRLSLKSEYNGNILGNTSEMEKKTGSPLYSFTKIIERISPDKTSPDRTAYTLRGLGKDMTSYIQNELEALEREQTQIDIQAGKLEKQLRAAMESDNEDETERLMSLWFTLVNKKNALLRRQMQLNILEKEDDLERRFELLNRELRSILAVEDWRKTTEQKMRENLLLEELVSIVNKRDELVHHLDTQERAIEDDDEIERDLSRAGLAQRNKNCVVQ; via the exons atgagtTCGGTTTGGAAACGACTTCAACGAGTAAACAAAAGAGCGGCGAAATTCCAATTCACCGTTTCGTATCACGAAGTCACTCTCGAGACAACAACGAAATG GAAACCAAACAAATTAAGCGTCGTATGGACAAGACGTAGTAGAAGAGTTAGTACAGAACCATTGGATTGGGAACCAAATTTAAGCGATCCATTGAAAGGTGTTATTAGTTGGCCAGTTCCAGACAATCATACAGTTTCTGTAACGTTGTTTAAAGATCCTCGGACTCATGAATTAGAAGACAAGGATTGGTCTTTTGTTATTGAAGAT GTTTCTTCTACGGGTAAAAGGCGACATGTAGCTGctgcaaatataaatatgaaaaagtatGCTACACTTGAATCTAGTCAGCAACAACTTAAATTAGATTTGAAACCGACTTCCAAAAAAATTGTTAGTGCTACATTAGAATGTACATTATCATGTGTATTTTTGAGAGAAGGCAAAGCAAC ggATGAAGATATGCAGAGTATGGCTAGTTTGATGTcagttaataataacagtgatATTGCTCCATTAGATGATTTTGATAATGAGGATATACCCGAAGATGTAGAAGAAGTTATAGTTAAAAATATGGATGAGATTTTGGATATTTCTGCTCAACTTGATTTAATGACAAGTAGTCTTACTGAAAGTGAATTACCTAGCACTCCAATTAGTG TGGCAAGTTTATCTAAAGATGATACAACTCCTGtaaatgatgatgatcattTCATACGTGAAATAAGTTTAACAGGGATCGGAGATGCTTTGAAAGACAAGTCACCTTTAAAGGATAATGTTGCGGTTGAAAATGA CAAAAATATCGAACATAGTTCATTGAGATTGCCGCTGCAGCCATTAGActttaaaaagaatgaaatgaatatGCCTAAATTAAAGGAAGTTACACCTGGTCAAGATTTGTTGGAATGGTGTAAAGAAGTAACAAAAGATTATCCGGGTGTTAAAGTTACTAACTTGACAACATCTTGGAGAAATGGAATGGCATTTTGTGCTATTATTCATCATTTCAGACCTGATCTTAT TGATAtagaatctttattatcacatGATGTAAAAGGTAATTGTAAAAAAGCATTTGATGCTGGAGAAGCTCTAGGAATTCCTAGAGTGATAGAGCCTGCTGATATGGATATCTTAACTGTACCTGATAAATTAGCTGTGATgacatatttatatcaattgaGAGCACATTTCACAGGACATGAATTGGag GTACATCAAATAGGTAAAACAACTGATGAATCTTCTTATATGATTGGTAGAtttaatacggataataatacAGATGTAAGCGTACAATTATTTGgtcaagaaataattaatttacgtaAAAAGGAGCAAATGgaacaaagaaataacaaaactgACAGTAATAGACG GTCAAATCCATTTGATAacaatcaatataaaaaggatGACATCAGTATCgacacaataaaaaataaattacatttgaGTTTAAATGCAGATAATCAAGATGATCAATTTAATAAAGACAAATCACCTTCCAGCGTAAAAGATGTTAAAGATATTATACTTGCTAGTTCAAAAAGCATTTTGGGAAAAGTTTTATCtccgacaaaagaaaaatatgcatCTAGAGAAaag gactCAATTAATACTGTCGATAAAGGAAGTCGAGGTAATTCAGAATGTCAAAGTGCTTCACCTCCGCATGGAGAACAACGTGCACAACAT ccaTTAGTTAGTCGGCATGATGAATTGAGGGAACGTGCAAGACAGTTGTTAGAACAGGCCAGAAATCAATCAAAGCCTGCTGGCATTGTTTCCGTTGCTACTAGTCCAGTTGag ACTCAAAGTGACGATGAaagacaacaacaattacgagaAAGAGCAAGACGTTTGATAGCAGAAGTAAAAATGGGTGTTAATGTTAATCCAAGtcaaaataatgatgataataatagtgatagacGATCAATGGATGATCAAAATAATAGTCCAAGAAGAAGTGTTACACCATCTACACCTGGTGATAGATTAAGCTTAAAG tCTGAATACAATGGAAATATATTAGGTAATACAAGtgagatggaaaagaaaactgGTTCACCTTTATATTCGTTCACtaaaattatagaaagaaTTTCTCCCGATAAAACTAGTCCCGATAGAACTGCATATACTCTCAGAGGC ttGGGTAAAGATATGACATCATATATTCAAAACGAGCTTGAAGCTTTGGAAAGAGAACAAACTCAGATAGATATACAAGCTGGTAAACTTGAGAAACAACTTAGAGCTGCCATGGAAAgtgataatgaagatgaaacTGAAAGACTGATGTCTCTGTGGTTTACACttgttaataagaaaaatgctCTATTGAGAAGGCAAatgcaattaaatatatt agagaaagaagatgattTAGAACGTCGTTTCGAACTTTTAAATCGCGAATTAAGAAGCATTCTTGCTGTGGAAGATTGGAGAAAGACAACTGAACAAAAAATGCgtgaaaatttattgttggAAGAATTAGTTTCAATTGTTAACAAAAGAGATGAGTTAGTGCATCATCTTGATACTCAAGAAAGAGC TATTGAGGATGACGATGAAATAGAACGCGATTTATCAAGAGCAGGTTTAGCTCagcgaaataaaaattgtgtcGTGCAATGA
- the LOC124427517 gene encoding uncharacterized protein LOC124427517 — MMSESILLKLFGALFIIIIGIYFYFKLIVFNFWRRKSVPYEEPTFPAGNITDAILNKKSIPEIFKEIYIKYKSYPFVGVYSFFKPILMINDPDLIRFVMTKEFSSFHDRGIYCNEKIDPLTGHLFLLPGTKWRNLRVRLTPTFTSGKIKYMFETLQENGILLEKFLEKKVHEKNEIDIKEIFAGFFTDIIMSIAFGINCNCLEHPESEFRYWGKKVFEPKPFINTMMIFASQIMEIFSIPLNDKGVSKFFLKVFEETVEYRNTHKITRRDFLNLIMQLMKDGYVKNDEEKQTDPVDNASTELEKFSMLEGAAQAFVFYVAGFETTSSTVTFCLYELALNPDIQKKTQEEIDRVIKKHGGISYNAINEMTYLHMVVCETLRKYPPVPILNRVCTKEIKLPNSNVIIPKGTGVVIPLFGIHRDPDIYPKPDKFIPERFSEEQNRGRHQYTYMPFGEGPRICIGMRFALVQTKVALMNALNKFTFLPGLNTPRKLEFTAGTITIDTKCGIYLQIQQRSYLIVMTMGWILSQLFGVLFLITIIIYLYFKLIAFNFWKKKGVPYEEPTFPAGNINDAIFNKKSIGVVFENLYKKHKSLPYVGIYSLFKPNLMINHPDLIRFVMTKEFSSFHDRGIYCNEKIDPLSGHLFLLPGTKWRNLRVRLTPTFTSGKIKYMFETLQENGILLEKFLEKKVHEKNEIDIKEIFAGFFTDIIMSTAFGINCNCLEHPESEFRYWGKKVFESKPFINTMMIFAPQIMEIFSIPLNDKGVSKFFLKVFEETVEYRNTHNITRRDFLNLIMQLMKDGYVKNDEEKQTDPVDNAPTELEKFSMLEGAAQAFVFYVAGFETTSSTVTFCLYELALNPDIQKKTQEEIDRVIKKHGGISYNAINEMTYLHMVVCETLRKYPPVPILNRVCTKDIKLPNSYIIIPKGTTMIIPVLGLHRDPNIYPEPDKFIPERFSEEQIRDRHQYTYLPFGEGPRICIGMRFGLIQTKVALTNALKKFTFLPGTKTQRTLNFLPGILTLGTKDGIYLQIQHRS, encoded by the exons atgatgtccgaatcgatattACTGAAGTTATTCGGTGCTTTGTTCAtcataataattggaatatatttttattttaagttaATTGTTTTTAACTTTTGGCGAAGGAAAAGTGTACCGTACGAAGAACCAACGTTTCCAGCTGGAAATATCACCGATGcaattcttaataaaaaatccattc ctgaaattttcaaagaaatttacATAAAGTACAAATCGTATCCTTTTGTCGGAGTATATTCGTTTTTCAAACCAATTTTGATGATCAATGATCCTGATTTGATACGTTTCGTGATGACGAAAGAATTTTCAAGTTTTCATGATCGTGGAATTTATTGCAACGAAAAGATCGATCCACTTACAGgacatttgtttcttttacctGGGACCAAATGGAGAAATTTACGTGTACGTTTGACACCTACTTTTACGTCaggaaaaatcaaatatatgtttgaaacTTTACAAGAAAATGGAATTCTGTTGGAAAAATTCCTTGAGAAAAAAGttcatgaaaaaaatgaaatcgacATAAAGGAGATCTTTGCTGG TTTTTTTACAGATATCATAATGTCGATTGCGTTTGGAATAAATTGTAATTGTCTGGAACATCCAGAGTCAGAATTTCGTTATTGGGGTAAAAAGGTGTTCGAGCCGAAGCCATTCATAAACACGATGATGATATTTGCTTCTCAAATAATGGAAATTTTCTCGATACCACTTAATGATAAAGGAGTGtccaaatttttcttaaaagttTTCGAAGAGACCGTGGAGTATCGAAACACACATAAAATTACGAGACGTGATTTCCTTAACTTGATAATGCAATTGATGAAGGACGGATATGTCAAAAATGACGAGGAAAAACAAACTGATCCAGTCGATAATGCATCGA cggaattagaaaaattcagTATGTTGGAAGGAGCAGCTCAAGCATTTGTTTTTTATGTGGCTGGTTTTGAGACTACATCGTCGACGGTGACGTTTTGCCTTTACGAATTGGCCTTGAATCcagatattcaaaaaaaaacacaagaaGAGATCGATAGAGTTATAAAAAAACATGGAGGTATCTCGTATAATGCTATCAACGAGATGACTTATCTTCATATGGTCGTATGCG AAACTTTAAGGAAATATCCACCTGTGCCTATTTTAAATCGTGTATGTACCAAGGAGATCAAATTGCCTAATTCTAATGTCATCATACCCAAAGGCACTGGTGTGGTTATTCCTCTTTTTGGAATACATAGAGATCCTGATATTTATCCCAAACCAGATAAATTTATTCCTGAACGATTTTCGGAAGAACAAAATCGTGGCAGACATCAGTATACCTATATGCCATTTGGAGAAGGACCAAGAATATGTATTG GTATGAGATTTGCTCTGGTGCAAACAAAAGTTGCTCTTATGAATGCCTTGAATAAGTTTACATTCTTACCAGGATTAAACACACCGAGGAAGCTCGAATTTACGGCAGGAACTATAACAATAGATACGAAATGTGGCATATATCTTCAAATTCAGCAAAGAtcata CTTAATAGTTATGACGATGGGCTGGATATTATCACAGTTATTCGGTGTTTTGTTTCTCatcacaattattatatatttgtattttaaattaattgctTTCAActtttggaaaaagaaaggtgtACCGTACGAGGAACCAACGTTTCCAGCTGGAAATATCAATGAtgctatatttaataaaaaatcgattg GGGTTGTTTTCGAAAACCTTTACAAAAAACACAAATCGCTCCCTTATGTCGGAATATACTCACTTTTCAAACCAAATCTAATGATCAATCATCCCGATTTGATACGTTTCGTGATGACGAAAGAATTTTCAAGTTTTCATGATCGTGGAATTTATTGCAACGAAAAGATCGATCCACTTTCAGgacatttgtttcttttacctGGGACCAAATGGAGAAATTTACGTGTACGTTTGACACCTACTTTTACGTCaggaaaaatcaaatatatgtttgaaacTTTACAAGAAAATGGAATTCTGTTGGAAAAATTCCTTGAGAAAAAAGTTcatgagaaaaatgaaatcgacATAAAGGAGATCTTTGCTGG TTTTTTCACAGATATCATAATGTCGACTGCATTTGGAATAAATTGTAATTGTCTGGAACATCCAGAGTCAGAATTTCGTTATTGGGGTAAAAAGGTGTTTGAGTCGAAGCCATTCATAAACACGATGATGATATTTGCTCCTCAAATAATGGAAATTTTCTCGATACCACTTAATGATAAAGGAGTGtccaaatttttcttaaaagttTTCGAAGAGACCGTGGAGTATCGAAACACACATAACATTACGAGACGTGATTTCCTTAACTTGATAATGCAATTGATGAAGGACGGATACGTCAAAAATGACGAGGAAAAACAAACTGATCCAGTCGATAATGCACCGA cggaattagaaaaattcagTATGTTGGAAGGAGCAGCTCAAGCATTTGTTTTTTATGTGGCTGGTTTTGAGACTACATCGTCGACGGTGACATTTTGTCTTTACGAATTGGCCTTGAATCcagatattcaaaaaaaaacacaagaaGAGATCGATAGAGTTATAAAAAAACATGGAGGTATCTCGTATAATGCTATCAACGAGATGACTTATCTTCATATGGTCGTATGCG AAACTTTAAGGAAATATCCACCTGTGCCTATTTTAAATCGTGTATGTACCAAGGACATCAAATTACCTAATTCTTATATCATTATACCGAAAGGCACTACTATGATTATTCCTGTTCTTGGATTACATAGAGATCCTAATATTTATCCCGAACCAGATAAATTTATTCCTGAACGATTCTCGGAAGAACAAATTCGTGATAGACATCAGTATACTTATTTGCCATTTGGAGAAGGACCAAGAATATGTATTG gtATGAGATTCGGTCTAATTCAAACGAAAGTTGCCCTGACGAATGCCTTGAAAAAGTTTACATTCTTGCCAGGAACAAAAACACAAAGGACTCTCAATTTCTTGCCAGGAATTCTGACATTGGGTACGAAAGATGGCATATATCTTCAAATCCAACATAGATCATag
- the LOC124427494 gene encoding late embryogenesis abundant protein, group 3-like gives MKILALVLALACAVQCGLAKTKKQVHEREAGSYEYGYGGHPESVLLDPHLLQVDSVAVPSGTHLSEHRPSRPGYSVGGPLASIAQGAAEQAHTQLGNQHSAAGQAAFMAKNTLAQAAAQSAATAAAALAGKQIIVMGLEQQSRDAHVAVDGEKLQLQQAQRAATAAQNTAQQAMHQVQVITAALNAAQATADHASQAAAEAQAELAAQTTMVGQAKARAETIEEQLNAARVDFEATQAAAQKAANAASAAQSNAAAAAAHAANAAAANVAAATANSHPSGAHGGSLVAHLGEPLTNAVPVDAYDYKSGIYHY, from the coding sequence atgaagatccTTGCATTGGTGTTAGCATTGGCATGTGCGGTCCAATGTGGTCTAGCTAAGACAAAAAAGCAAGTACATGAGCGAGAAGCGGGTAGTTACGAGTATGGTTACGGAGGTCATCCGGAATCAGTGTTATTAGATCCTCACCTTTTGCAAGTAGATTCAGTGGCTGTGCCCAGTGGTACTCACTTATCAGAACACCGTCCATCTCGGCCAGGTTATAGTGTGGGTGGTCCTTTGGCAAGTATTGCTCAAGGAGCGGCTGAACAGGCTCACACGCAATTAGGAAATCAACATTCAGCAGCTGGACAGGCAGCTTTCATGGCCAAGAACACATTGGCTCAGGCAGCGGCACAGTCAGctgcaacagcagcagcagcttTAGCAGGTAAACAAATCATCGTGATGGGTCTTGAACAACAATCGAGAGATGCTCACGTTGCCGTCGATGGTGAAAAACTTCAATTGCAACAAGCACAACGTGCTGCTACAGCTGCTCAAAATACTGCTCAACAAGCGATGCATCAGGTTCAAGTAATCACTGCAGCCTTGAATGCCGCTCAGGCTACTGCTGATCACGCCAGTCAAGCTGCAGCCGAAGCTCAAGCTGAATTAGCCGCTCAAACCACTATGGTTGGCCAGGCAAAGGCCCGTGCCGAAACAATCGAGGAACAACTCAATGCAGCTCGTGTCGATTTCGAAGCAACTCAAGCCGCTGCTCAAAAAGCTGCAAACGCTGCATCCGCAGCCCAATCGAATGCCGCTGCTGCTGCAGCTCATGCTGCaaatgctgctgctgctaacGTTGCAGCTGCCACAGCTAACAGTCATCCCAGCGGTGCTCATGGTGGTAGCCTCGTTGCTCACTTAGGCGAACCCCTTACGAACGCTGTACCCGTTGATGCGTATGATTACAAATCTGggatttatcattattga
- the LOC124427496 gene encoding uncharacterized protein CG45076-like, whose protein sequence is MYRILFLSYIVMLMIGKLDCERVRRTPIESKHRDVRLVENGPSCHAKSAKKTIEKASSIAQKAAEEAKAASEAQNMAGQQAARQVKAQLAEKALQAARAAEAALSGKEAMVQQLEEEVKESQTVVQEEMESLQQAKSNINAAIEAAKESQDQVKILTRAMQTAKGNAANSRLAADGAQKSLHEKEELLEAAKRRLEELTNELRIAKRDLANTNHAAAQANEAAHEAKANANRNKRKSLLRSRSSENSNRKYRQTGKNKIERRRRRRRRRRRRRRKLT, encoded by the exons ATGtatcgtattctttttttatcttacatcg TCATGCTGATGATCGGTAAGCTCGACTGTGAACGGGTTCGAAGAACTCCAATCGAATCg AAACATAGGGATGTTCGATTAGTTGAAAATGGTCCATCTTGTCATGCGAAAAGCGCGAAAAAAACTATCGAGAAAGCTAGCAGCATTGCTCAGAAAGCTGCAGAGGAAGCTAAAGCTGCCTCAGAAGCTCAAAATATGGCTGGTCAGCAGGCAGCACGTCAA GTAAAAGCACAATTGGCAGAGAAGGCATTGCAAGCTGCAAGAGCTGCTGAGGCAGCATTGTCGGGGAAAGAAGCAATGGTTCAGcaattagaagaagaagtgaagGAATCTCAAACAGTCGTTCAAGAAGAAATGGAGTCTCTACAGCAAGCGAAATCTAACATTAACGCTGCCATCGAAGCTGCCAAAGAGTCACAAGATCag GTGAAAATACTCACACGCGCGATGCAAACGGCGAAGGGAAACGCAGCGAATTCCAGATTGGCGGCTGACGGTGCCCAAAAGTCATTACATGAGAAGGAAGAATTACTCGAGGCGGCAAAGAGACGTCTCGAAGAACTGACCAACGAATTACGAATTGCTAAGCGAGATTTAGCAAATACAAATCATGCTGCAGCCCAAGCAAACGAGGCAGCTCACGAAGCGAAGGCCAATGCAAATCGCAACAAAAGGAAGTCGTTGTTACGCTCGAGATCCTCCGAGAATTCAAACCGGAAGTATCGACAAactggaaaaaataaaatagaaaggagaagaagaagaagaagaagaagaagaagaaggagaaggaagttAACTTGA